The genomic interval CGCCGCGCGATAGAGGTTCGCGACGAGCAGCGCCGCATCATCCACCGCGGGCGCATCCACATGCAGGCGCGACACCCCAGTCAGCACCGCGGCCAGCGCGGGCTCCGCACTCTTCACGGGCGGCGGCCACCACGAGAGTTGGAGCAACTGGAGGATGGGCCCCTGGCTCGTCGACCCCTCCCGGACCAGCTCCTTGAGCAGCGCTTCCGCCGCCCGCTCTCGCGTCGCGCCGTCGTCCGCACAGAGAGACTCCCCCAGCACTTCGAGCGCCTGGGCGGCTCTCTTCGCATCCGAGTTGGACAGGAACGACACCCACTCATCCAGGGAACGGCTCCGGCTCACCCACACCCCTCGCGCAGAATCATGAGGACCCAAGGTAACCCAGCCGCGCTCCCGCGCCCTCACTTCCTCGCGATGCTCCACGAATCCGCCAGGGGCTCGTAAGGCGCTCCGCTCACCCTCGGGCCCTTGCACGATAGGCACGCGGCGACACTCCAAACGCTCGCGTGAAGCTCGTCGTGAAGTGGGACAGATCACCGAAGCCCACCTCCAGGGCGACATCCGTGACCCGTGCTCGTGTCAGACGCAGTGATGCCGCCGCCATGCGCAACCTCGTCGCGATGACGTACTGCCGAGGGGTCTGTCCCGTCATCGCCCTGAACACGCGCAGGAAATGAAAGGCCGTGAGTCCGGCGACACTCGCCAGGGTCTCCAGGGCGCAATCCTCCGCGGCATGGGCCTCGATGTAGCGCAGCACCTGGGCGACCCGGCGAGCCTGATTGTCCGAGGCGACCGCCGTCCCCTCTTCCTCCGCGCGCCCCAGTGTCAGGGCCGCATCCAGCACGGCAAGCGCCGCCTCTTCCGTCTCATCGTGCTCCAGGGCCCGCTGAGCCAGCATGACGGCCTGCGCCGATTCAGCCGACGCGGGAACACAGACCCGCTCGAACACGGGTGTTCCGCGCACGCGGAGCCCCAGCGCGCGCAGCCCGTCCTCCAGGAGCGCATCGGAACACTCGAAGACGACGGAGCGGTCCCCTCCCTCATCGACATGCCGATATTCATAGGGCGCCCCCGGATTGCCCAAGAGCAACGCGCCGGGCCCCACCAGCGCTTCTCCCGCACGCGAGCGGACGTGAAAGACCCCGGACAGGACGACACTGACACTCACTCGAGCATACTGGCCACCAAACACCGGGCTGTGAACACCGGCATGGCAGACGCAATCACTCGCATCGAACGACGAGGACTCACTCAGCACGTGATAGCCGGGAGCGCGCCTGGGGAATGACTCTCGCAACGACGGCTCCGGAGCAACATTCCCCAAGTTTCGCCTCATGCGGCGATGCTACCCCTGACCTTCGTGGGACTGAATCATCATCCAGGAGGGACACGTGATGCCGGGGATGGGGTCGATGCGATGCATGCTCATGATGGTGGGCCTCGGGGCGCTGGGATGTGGTGCACACTCGGGAGCAGAGAGTCGCCCGGCGCTGAAGCCTCGCGCCGCTTGCACACCAGAACTCTACGGCGCCGGACTCTTCACCACGGGAGCCTGGGACTTCTTCATGGCCTTCTCTCCCGACCAGCAACGCGTGCTATTCGGCCGGGCCGACGACAGCTTCGAGCGCTACACCCTGCTCGAGACACGGTGGATCCGCGATGGACACTGGTCCGCGCCCACGCGTCCTCGGTTCGCGACGGACTGGAGCAACGCGGATCCCCACGTGTCTCCGGACGGGCGCACGGTGTACTTCATCTCCAATCAGCCACAGCCGGGTGAGCCGGGCCCTCGCGCATCCTACGACATCTGGGCCGCGTCCCTGGGGGCGGGTGGAGAATGGGGGGATGCGAAGCGGCTCCCCGCCCCCGTCAATGACCCGAGCCGCGACGAGTGGTCTCCCGCCATCGCCGCCAACGGCAATCTCTACTTCGGGGGTGAGCGCGAAGGGACGCTCGGCGGCAGCGACCTGTGGGTCTCCCGCTGGGTCGACGGTGCCTACCAACCGCCGGAGAACCTGGGCGCGGCCATCAACTCCACGGCCCACGAGCTCGAGCCTTGGATTGCGCCCGATGAGCGCTATCTCATCTTCAGTGCACTGCGCCGGCAGGATGGACTCGGCGGCTATGACTTGTTCATCAGCCGCAAGGTGAACGGCACATGGGAGCCCGCGCGGCGGCTCTGTGACGGCATCAACACCCGCGCCAGTGAGTACAACCACAGCGTGTCACCGGACGGGAAGTGGCTCTACTTCAGCAGCACCCGGACGTTCACCGGCGACGTGGGTGAGCGCTTCGACGTGCCCCGCGATGACCACTCCCTCACGGGCATCGGCAGTGGCACCGGTGACATGTATCGAATCCCCATGAACGAACTCGGCCTGTGAGCGCGACAACAAGCGCCTGGCCATCGTCACATTCGACTCGAGCCTCACTTGCGGCGCAGGTCGCGTGTGCCGCAGTCCGCCAGATGGAACGTCCCCTGGCGGCTCATCCGGGAGACGAGGCGAGTGCCGACGTGCGCAGCGAAATCCGAAGTCGCCCCCTCGCGCCGCTGCACCGAGAGGTTCGTGGTGTACGCAGTCACCATGCCGGGCTTGTCCCGCGTCTCTATCAACTCCTCGAGGAGTTCCCGGTGGCGCGGGCCCAGTTCCTCCCCCGACAACCCACCAATGTCGTCCAGCACCAGGACGCGCACCTGTAGCGCCCGCTGGAGAAGCCGCGCGTCCTCCGCCCCGGGGTCGACTGCGCGCCGCAGCTGCGACCAGCCGACATAGAGCCCCGCGGACGCGTCCCACTCGGGCAGTTGCTGGCCAGCGCGCGTCACGTAGCGCACCGCGAAGCGGAAGAGGTGGCACGCCCCCACGGTCTTCCCCACCCCGGCGCCACCGGACAACAGCAGCGTGCGCAGCCCCTCTTGCGACACGTGCCGCGCGGCGCGGAGTGCGGCGGTCTCGAGCACCTTGTCGCTGGAGAATGCCTCCACGGCCTCCGCCGGGGCATGGCACAGCTGCAAGTGCCGCGGCCACGCGGCGGCATGGGCGGCTTCGTATCGAGCTCGCTCCGCCGCCTCGGCCTGCCTCTGCGCCACCTCCCGCTGCTTCCAGTTGGCCTCGAGTTCGGCCAGCCCCGCCGCCGGCTTTTCACGGGCCTGCGTCATCGCCTTGCGCAACAGGTCCGCCAGTCGTTGGGGCGCGGGCGCTGCCTTGCTGTCGTCTCCGCTCATGGACCGTCCACCACCCCTTCCTGGTCATCGCGGGCATCAGGCGGCCAGCCCGTCACGCGCGGAAGTGGCTTCCTCGCCCCCTTCTCATCGAGGTCGGGGGAGGTCGTCACGAACACGGCTTCTAGCAGGCCGCGACGCCCATGGCCGCAGCAGCGCGGTGTCTCGCTCCCCCCACCACCAGCGAGGAAATGGCTCCGGCGCCACTCTCCTCATGCCCAGGAGAGAGCCTGTCCCGTGTGCTCGTTCAACGCTCGCGCTCATTCCGTGTAACCGCTGAGCGCAGCCCCGCGTACCCAGGTCATTCAACTCCCACACTGGAGTCCCTTAAAATGACCACCCTGCAGACCATCCAGCGCCGCGACACCCTCGGCACGTTCGCACAGAAGTACAACCTGTCAGTGCAGGCCTTGGCGAAGGCCAACAACCTCAAGGACCCCAACCTCATCATCGCGGGCAAGTCCTTGCGCATCCCCGATGGCTTCGATGACAAGCCCTTCCGCGCGGGCGCGGCCAGCACGAGCGAGTCGAAGACAGCCTCCCGCACCGAGGCGCGAGCGGCGGCTGGGAGCGGCCCCAAGCCGGGCAAGGGATGGGGTGGCTCGGAGGGCATGGCGGACGCGGCCAAGAAGATCGCCAAGCAGATGGGCATCCCTGTCACGAGTCAGAAGCGCAACGCCCAGCAGACCGCGAACGTCAACTCCACCAAGAACTCCGACCACTACACGGGCAACAAGAACGCCTTCGCCGTGGACTTCGGTGTCTCGGGCAAGAAGGGCGACAAGCTGGCCAAGGCCATCGCGAAGAAGTACGGCATCCCGGCGCGCAACATCGGGACCTTCAACAAGCACACCGTCGAAATCGACGGGAAGAAGTACGCGCTCCAGCTGCTCTGGAAGGTCTCTGGCCACTACGACCACGTCCACCTGGGAATCCGCCGCGTGAGCTGAACCCGAGCCCTCGGCACCAGCCCACGGACAATCCTGATGCAGCCAGGGAGCCGCGCTATCAGATCCATTGCATGAACCTGATCGACAAACTGGCAGGGAGAGAGACCAAGGGGAACGAGAACATCTCCATTGTCGCCGAGAAGATTCTCCCCGAAGAGGTGCTCGGCCGGCCGCGGCGCGACACCTGTGACTGACGTAGGTCGTGCCCCACATGAGGTGTGGACTGCCCCGTACGAGAGGCAGACACTCGGTTCCTGCCCATCACCATCCGACGGCTCGAAACGAGACCACACGCAATTCTGGGTAGACCTGCAGGTCACCCACGGGAAGAGCCTGCCCCTCCGCAATCAGGAAACGCGCACCGAGCTGGCGGATCTCCGTCTCCAAGTCGTCCAAGAAAGACAGCATCTGTCCGTTCACCACATCTTCAAACTGATTGAAGAGCGACACGATGCTCGGTGCAGTGCCGCGGAGGTCGATCTCGCCCGACCAGAGCCCACCCTCCGCCGACACACGAACCTCACCAATGAGGTGGCCTTGAGCATCGACCAACCTCCCCTCCAGCCTGGAACCAGACATCGCTGAGTGCCTCAGTCGGGTGCGCTGCTCCCTCATCCCGGCCCACGTCCTCACGCCCGCGCGGGTGACGACGTCGAGCCGTCCTTGCGCACCGCGCCCGGGGACACCCCCATGAAGCGCTTGAAGGCACGGCTGAAGGCCGCCTCGGACTGATAGCCCATCCTCGCCGCGAGCTCCCCCAGTCCGGGGCGCTCCTCCTTCAACGAGTCGTGCGCGACGTACATCCTCCAGCGCGCCAGGTAGTGCATGGGCCCCTCGCCCACCAGCTTCGTGAAGCGCGCGGAGAACGCAGAACGAGACATGGCGACCCGCGACGCCAGCAAGGCCACCGTCCAGGCCCGCGTCGGCTCGCGGTGGATGAGCCCCAGCGCCCGCCCCACCTCTGGATCTCGCATCGCTCCCAACCACCCCGTCCGCGCGCTCGAGTCCTGCTCCATCCACTCGCGCAGGGCCTGCACCACCAGCACGTCCGCGAGCCGCGTAATCACCGTCTCGCCCCCGGGTCGCAGCTCCTTCGCCTCCGCCGCCATGAAGCGCAACGTGCTCTGGAGCCAATCCATCCGCGGTGAGTCCGACGGGTCCACGCGAATGAGGCTCGGCAGCAACGTGACCAGATGCCGCGCCGCCGGATGGTCCAGGCGCACCGCTCCACAGATGAGCGTCGTGGGCGCGCCGCCGCCCCCGTGCCGCAGCACCGAGTAGCAAGAGCTCTCGGACGTCTCGACAATCTCCTCGAGCGGCACCGTCGGCCCTCCCCGCTCGTTCGTCAGCCGATGCCCCTCGCCATGCGGCATGAGCGCGAACGTCCCCGGCTCGAGCAACTGGTCCTCCGCCCCCGCGACCTCGAGCCAGCACCGGCCCGACACCACGACGTGGAACATCATGCTGCCCTTCATCGCCGGAAGCGCCACACCCCACGGCGCGGTCACCTCCGAGCGGCAATAGAACATCCCGCTCATCCGCAGGAAGTGCAGCGCCTCACCCAGGGAATCCAGCGGCGGAATCAACCGGTCAATCATGCTCGCGAGTATCCCCACCCCGCCACCCATCGTCCAGGCACCTTGGACGAATGAGCATGAATCAGCGACTCCGCATCATTGAGAGTCCTGTCGCCAGCCCCGATATTGGACTCCAGGCAATTCAATGCCGCGGGGCCACGGGCCCCATGGAGGACACATGTTGACGGTGATGGGTGCGACCGGAAATACGGGCAAGAAGGTGGTGGAGATGCTGCTCGCCGCAGGCCAGCCGGTGCGTGCACTGGGGCGCTCGGAGCAGCGGCTCGGCGAGCTCGCGGCGCGCGGCGCGGAGGTCCTCGCGGGAGACCCGAGCGATGCCGCGTTCCTGACCCGCGCCTTTCATGGCTCCAGCGCGGTCTACGTCATGCTCCCCGAGGACCGTGAATCGCCCGACTACCACCAGGACCAGCGGCGCAAGGGCGAGGCCATCGTCCAGGCAATCCGCGAGTCCCGCGTGCGGCACGTCGTCGCGCTGAGCAGCCTGGGCGCGGACCAACCCGAGGGGACGGGCCTGCTCCTCACGCTGCGAGCCCAAGAGGAACGCCTGAAGACGCTCCGCGACACGAACATCCTGCTGCTGCGTCCCGCCTCCTTCTTCGAGAACTTCCTGAACGCGCTGCCGCTCATCCAGCACCAGGGCATCAACGCGGACTCCGTCGATCCAGACCTCTCCGTTCCAGTGATTGCGTCACGGGACATCGCGGCCGTCGCCGCGAGCGCGCTCCAGCGCCGGGACTGGAATAGCGTCGTCGTCCGCGAATTGCTCGGGCAGCGGGACTTGAGCTACCGCGAGGCCACCCGGATTCTCGGGGCGAGGCTGGGCCGGCCCGGGCTCGACTACGTCCAGCTTCCGCCGGGGGAGATGCACCAGGCCCTCGTGCAGGCAGGAATGTCCGAGACCTTCGCCGGGCTCTATGTCCAGATGACGCAGGCCTTCAACGAAGGCCGGGTCCAACCTCGCGCGGGCAGGACGGCCGACAACACCACGCCCACGCGCTTCGAGGACTTCGTGGCCGAGCTGCCGCTCGACTCCGCGGGTCACTGACGAGGACAGACATATGCTCGACACAGTGCTTCCCTTCCTGACGTGGGCCGCGGCCATCGGCTGCGGGTTGACGGCGGGCGTGTTCTTCGCCTTCTCGACCTTCGTGATGAAGGGCCTGGCGCGCCTGCCCTCGGCCCAAGGCATCACCGCCATGCAGGCCATCAACGTCGCCGCGGTGTCGGGCCTGTTCCTGGTGGTGTTCATGGCCACCGCGCTGGTCTGCGCGGGACTGGCCGTGTCCTCGGGATGGACTTGGGGCACGGAGGCCACGCGCTGGCGGCTCCTCGGCTGCGCGGCCTATCTGCTTGGTGGCTTCGTCGTGACGGCGGCCTTCAACGTCCCGCGCAACAACGCCCTGGCCGCGCTCCAGCCCGACAGCGCCAGCGCCGCGCTCGAGTGGGCGCGCTACCTGTCGGAGTGGACGGCCTGGAACCACGTGCGCACCGTCGCGTGCCTGGCGGCGGCGGTGCTCTTGGTCCGCTCGCTGCGCTGAGCCCTCGCGGAGACACGGTTGCCCGCGCCGCGGACTCCTGTTATGCGGCACGGCAGTTGAGGGGAGTAGTTCCCACCGTCAGCGATGACGGTGGAGGGATGCTCGACACACTGGTCCTTCCGTGCCGGAAGGACCCGGGCACCCACCTCGGAAGAGGCGAACGAGACCTCCGGTCAGGCACGCAACCCCGCGTCTGTACGCGGGGCCGCGCCTTGCCGGGGATTCTCGGTGGGCGCCGTCCTCTCCCCCACCCACCTCGGCAAGGCTTCTCGCAGCAAGGAGCCGTTGTCGATGGAATCAATCCTCAGCAGTTTCGCCCTCGTCGCCGCCAGTGAGATGGGCGACAAGACGCAACTCCTCGCGTTCAGCCTCGCCACGCGTTTCCGGAAGCCATGGCACGTCATGGCCGGCATCCTGATCGCCACGCTCGCCAACCATGCGCTCGCCTCCACCGTGGGCGTCTGGGTGGCCGGGCACGTCCCGGAGCGGTGGATGGCGGGCATCCTCGCCGTGACGTTCATCGCCTTCGGATTCTGGACGCTCAAGCCCGATACCCTCGAGGAAGAACAGAAGCCGGCCCGCTACGGCGCGCTCGTGACGACCGCGGTCCTCTTCTTCCTCGCGGAGATGGGAGACAAGACACAGCTGGCCACCGTGGCGCTGGCCGCGCGCTTTCAATGGAAGGCGCTCGCGCCGGGAGCAGCGTGAGCACCTGACTCAGTCGACCTTCGCGACGCGGCGGCGGTCGCCCAGGAACTCCTCCACACCGTGGGCGATCGCCTTCGCCACGTCCGTCTGATACGCGCTCGAGGCCAGCCGCTTCTCCTCTTCCGGATGGGAGAGGAAAGCGGTCTCCACGAGGATGGCCGGCATCTTCACGCCCAGGAGCACGTAGAACAGCGCCTCCTTGTGGCCCAGGCCCTTGATGTCCGAGTACTTCGTCGACAGCTCCGTCACCAGGCTGCGCTGCACCTGGTTCGCCAGCCGGGAGGACTCCTCCGTGTTCGCCTTCGTCGCCAGGTCCGCGAGAATGAACTGGAGGTCGCTGATGCCCTTCTCCGACGTCGCGTTCTCCCGCGCGGCCAGGCGGATGGAGTAGCGGTCCGCGGACGTGTTGAGCGTGTACGTCTCGATGCCGCGCAGCTTCCGGCTCGTCGCCGCGTTGCAGTGGACGGAGATGAACAAGTCCCCGCGCTCCGCGTTCGCGAACTTCGCGCGGTCCTCCAGGCGGATGAAGCGATCATCCTCACGCGTCAGCACCACATCCAGGCCCCGCTCACGCAGCTCCTCCGCCAGCTTGAGCGAGATGGAGAGCGCCACTTCCTTCTCCCGCGTCCCCTCCTTGCCGATGGCGCCCGTGTCGTGACCGCCGTGCCCCGGGTCGATGACCACGCGCCGGACCTTGAGACCCAGCTGCTCCGCCAGCGTCAGCTCCGCGCGGCGCGACTGCTTCGCCACCGCCTTGAGCCGCGCCTGCGCCACCTCGTCATCCACCGGGCGGGTGACGGGCTTCGGCGGCTCGGACGCGGCGGGGGGCTCCGCGTTCTTGCGCGCGACGGCCGCGACCTGGACTGGCTCGGGCTCCGCGCGCGAGGGAGCCACCTTCACCTCGGCCAGGGCCTTCGGCTCGGCGGCGGCGGGCGCCTTCGACGGCTCCGTCTTCGACTCGCGCTCCTTCGACGCCATCGCCGCGGCGACGGCCTCATCCAACCCCTTGCCCTCACCCGACGACGCGCCATTCACCGGCGCGTTCGGGTCCAGCCGAGGAATCATGGGAGACGGCTCGCGGGCCAGCTTCTCGATGGCGCCCACCAGCGCGGAGGCGGGCTTCTCCGGGGGCGGCTCGGCACGGGCCACCGCGGTGCCCTTCTCCTCCTGCGCGGCCGGCGACTTCACCGGCGCCGCGGGCTTGCGGGACGGCGTGGGCGCGGGCGGTGCCCCCTTGGGCGCGGGGAGCGAGGCCAGGAGCGCCTTCATCTCCTTCACCTGGTCGCCCTTGGTGTTGACGCTCAGCGTGTCGGAGAGCACGCGGCGCGCGTCCTCGGGACGATCCAACCGGTGGACATGGATGCGGGCGAGCGCCAGCGCGGCGTCATCCGCCAGCCGGTGCTTCGGGTAGTCGGTGCGCAGCTTCTCGTAGTCGGCGATGGCCGCCTTCAGGTCCTCCTCGACGAAGGAGATGCGGCTGAGCTCCTGGAGCAGCTCGCCCGCGGTGAAGAGCGCATCCGGCGCGCGATCAGACTTGGGGTGGCCCTTCGCCACCGCCTGGAATTTGTGCACGACGTTGAGCCAGTGGTGGCGCAGCTTGCGCCGGGCCGCGTCGTCCTTGAGCGTGTAGTACGCGCGGCGCGCCCCCTGGTAGGCCACCTCCGCCTCGTCCTGCTTCGCGGCTCCCACCGTGCCCGGGACGAGCAACAGCAGCATGGGCAGCGCGAGCAAAAGGCGTGGGCACATGGAGGACCTCCGGCGTAACTGGGAGCTACAGGCGTGTGTCACACGGCCCCACGTCACCAGCAAATTTTCCGCCCGTCCCCCTCTGGACTCAGCGCAGCCACCCCAGCACGGCGGCGAGGTCCTGGTCGATGACTCGCGCCCAGCCGGGCTCCCGGGGAACCACCGCCGCGAGCACCTTCGCGCCATTGCGCACCGGCGCGCGTCCCGGGCGCACCCGAGCGCGGACCTCCATCTTGACGTCCTGCCGGAAGTAGTGCGCGGGGAAGGCCACCTCGCCCTTGGACTCCGGCAGCGGCCCATCCGGCGTCAGCCACACCAGCGCGCCCAGGCGCAGCGGCTCCACCTCGGAGCGCACCAACCGCCGGGCCTCCCGAGTGAACAGGGCCACCGCCACCAGGGCCCCCACGACGAGCCCCCAGGGCATCCACCCCATCCGCGACGCTCGCGTGCGAGCGAAGCCCGCCTCGCGAGGCCGGTCCGGCGCCGCCGGGTCCACCAGCAGCTTCACCGCCGCGCCTCGCCCCAGCCCCTCCGCGTACTCCGCGAAGGTCCGCACCCCCGACACGGAGTGCTCCACGTCCTGGAAGGTGTAGAGCACCTCGAGCGTGCCCTCCGCTCCATCCCGGGCATGGGGCGGAGGAAGGCGCGTGGCGACCACCACGCCATCGACCTCTTCGGCGCGGGCCGCGAAACCATGCTCCTCGACGAAGAAGCGCCCCGCCCAGGTGGCCGCGGCGCCCAGCAGCGCCATGAAGAGCAGGCCCAGGACAGCGTCTCGCGCGAGACGCCCCATCGCGCCAGGGACCTGCGTCAGTCGCACCTTCCGGGGTGCATGCGGAATGGCCAGTTGCATACGGCCATCAGCCTACACGCGCGCCAGACATCCGCCAGCCGGCCTCACGCGGGTGTCACTCGCCTCGCGCGCGCTTCTGCGCTTCCCCCAGTTGGTGGAAGAGGTTGCTGTCCCGGGACGTGACTTCGTCGGAGACCCGCCAGCGGCGGGCGTACATGCCGACGTCCTTCTCGATGCGAGTGCCCGTCCAGACGAGCCCCTTGGCGGGAGGATTCGTGTACGGCCCACACAGGCCCATCGTCGAGCGGAAGTTCCCCTTCGCCGCCAGGGTGATGCGCAGGGACAGCGGGTCCATCGGCTTCGAGGGGCGCTCCACGGTGATGACGTCCTGGTCGGGCGTCCGGATGATGACCAGGGCCTTGGTCACCGTCACCTGGATCTCCCCGTCCTCACAATCGAGCTTCGAGCCGTACTGGAGGCCGTTGCCATCGACGGAGATGAGGCACGCCGACTCGCGATGCTTGAAGACCACCGCCTCGAGAATCGGCGAGCCCGCTCCCGTCGACATGCCCACCCGCATCTGCACCCAGCTCATCCCGCGAGACAGCGTGTAGATGCCCGTGGGCTCGACGTTGAAGGGGTGGCCCGCCAGCGTGGTGACACGCACGTCGGGCGCCACCGTGCACGTCGCCTCGGGTGTCGCGGGGGTGAGCTCCGGACGCTGCGCGAGCGCGACCGACGAGACACCCCACAAGAGCACCGCGAACCATCTCCAAGCTGTCTTCACTGGCCCCCCATCGAAGTGAGGCCAGGATTCTCAGGGGTGCGTCACGAAGACGTCAACCCTGTGTCGGGTCCAGCTCACGCTGGAGCCGGGCCAACAGGTTCAACGCATCCAGCGGCGTCAGGTTGTTGATGGCCGCGGACTTCAACGACTCCAAGGCCTTCAGATGGGACGCGGGCAGCGCGGGCGCGGCCGGCGCCACCGGCGTGGGGTCTCCGAACAGCCCCAACTGCCCTGGGGCCGATGTCCGCTTCGGCGTCTGCCGCACCGCCACCCGAGGACGGCCCGCGTCGTCCAGTTC from Myxococcus stipitatus carries:
- a CDS encoding AraC family transcriptional regulator; this encodes MIDRLIPPLDSLGEALHFLRMSGMFYCRSEVTAPWGVALPAMKGSMMFHVVVSGRCWLEVAGAEDQLLEPGTFALMPHGEGHRLTNERGGPTVPLEEIVETSESSCYSVLRHGGGGAPTTLICGAVRLDHPAARHLVTLLPSLIRVDPSDSPRMDWLQSTLRFMAAEAKELRPGGETVITRLADVLVVQALREWMEQDSSARTGWLGAMRDPEVGRALGLIHREPTRAWTVALLASRVAMSRSAFSARFTKLVGEGPMHYLARWRMYVAHDSLKEERPGLGELAARMGYQSEAAFSRAFKRFMGVSPGAVRKDGSTSSPARA
- a CDS encoding Xaa-Pro aminopeptidase; this encodes MRCMLMMVGLGALGCGAHSGAESRPALKPRAACTPELYGAGLFTTGAWDFFMAFSPDQQRVLFGRADDSFERYTLLETRWIRDGHWSAPTRPRFATDWSNADPHVSPDGRTVYFISNQPQPGEPGPRASYDIWAASLGAGGEWGDAKRLPAPVNDPSRDEWSPAIAANGNLYFGGEREGTLGGSDLWVSRWVDGAYQPPENLGAAINSTAHELEPWIAPDERYLIFSALRRQDGLGGYDLFISRKVNGTWEPARRLCDGINTRASEYNHSVSPDGKWLYFSSTRTFTGDVGERFDVPRDDHSLTGIGSGTGDMYRIPMNELGL
- a CDS encoding N-acetylmuramoyl-L-alanine amidase; translation: MCPRLLLALPMLLLLVPGTVGAAKQDEAEVAYQGARRAYYTLKDDAARRKLRHHWLNVVHKFQAVAKGHPKSDRAPDALFTAGELLQELSRISFVEEDLKAAIADYEKLRTDYPKHRLADDAALALARIHVHRLDRPEDARRVLSDTLSVNTKGDQVKEMKALLASLPAPKGAPPAPTPSRKPAAPVKSPAAQEEKGTAVARAEPPPEKPASALVGAIEKLAREPSPMIPRLDPNAPVNGASSGEGKGLDEAVAAAMASKERESKTEPSKAPAAAEPKALAEVKVAPSRAEPEPVQVAAVARKNAEPPAASEPPKPVTRPVDDEVAQARLKAVAKQSRRAELTLAEQLGLKVRRVVIDPGHGGHDTGAIGKEGTREKEVALSISLKLAEELRERGLDVVLTREDDRFIRLEDRAKFANAERGDLFISVHCNAATSRKLRGIETYTLNTSADRYSIRLAARENATSEKGISDLQFILADLATKANTEESSRLANQVQRSLVTELSTKYSDIKGLGHKEALFYVLLGVKMPAILVETAFLSHPEEEKRLASSAYQTDVAKAIAHGVEEFLGDRRRVAKVD
- a CDS encoding TMEM165/GDT1 family protein, whose amino-acid sequence is MESILSSFALVAASEMGDKTQLLAFSLATRFRKPWHVMAGILIATLANHALASTVGVWVAGHVPERWMAGILAVTFIAFGFWTLKPDTLEEEQKPARYGALVTTAVLFFLAEMGDKTQLATVALAARFQWKALAPGAA
- a CDS encoding DUF1772 domain-containing protein, whose amino-acid sequence is MLDTVLPFLTWAAAIGCGLTAGVFFAFSTFVMKGLARLPSAQGITAMQAINVAAVSGLFLVVFMATALVCAGLAVSSGWTWGTEATRWRLLGCAAYLLGGFVVTAAFNVPRNNALAALQPDSASAALEWARYLSEWTAWNHVRTVACLAAAVLLVRSLR
- a CDS encoding muramidase family protein, whose amino-acid sequence is MTTLQTIQRRDTLGTFAQKYNLSVQALAKANNLKDPNLIIAGKSLRIPDGFDDKPFRAGAASTSESKTASRTEARAAAGSGPKPGKGWGGSEGMADAAKKIAKQMGIPVTSQKRNAQQTANVNSTKNSDHYTGNKNAFAVDFGVSGKKGDKLAKAIAKKYGIPARNIGTFNKHTVEIDGKKYALQLLWKVSGHYDHVHLGIRRVS
- a CDS encoding NAD(P)H-binding protein; the protein is MLTVMGATGNTGKKVVEMLLAAGQPVRALGRSEQRLGELAARGAEVLAGDPSDAAFLTRAFHGSSAVYVMLPEDRESPDYHQDQRRKGEAIVQAIRESRVRHVVALSSLGADQPEGTGLLLTLRAQEERLKTLRDTNILLLRPASFFENFLNALPLIQHQGINADSVDPDLSVPVIASRDIAAVAASALQRRDWNSVVVRELLGQRDLSYREATRILGARLGRPGLDYVQLPPGEMHQALVQAGMSETFAGLYVQMTQAFNEGRVQPRAGRTADNTTPTRFEDFVAELPLDSAGH
- a CDS encoding AraC family transcriptional regulator, producing the protein MSVSVVLSGVFHVRSRAGEALVGPGALLLGNPGAPYEYRHVDEGGDRSVVFECSDALLEDGLRALGLRVRGTPVFERVCVPASAESAQAVMLAQRALEHDETEEAALAVLDAALTLGRAEEEGTAVASDNQARRVAQVLRYIEAHAAEDCALETLASVAGLTAFHFLRVFRAMTGQTPRQYVIATRLRMAAASLRLTRARVTDVALEVGFGDLSHFTTSFTRAFGVSPRAYRARARG
- a CDS encoding DUF3592 domain-containing protein; protein product: MQLAIPHAPRKVRLTQVPGAMGRLARDAVLGLLFMALLGAAATWAGRFFVEEHGFAARAEEVDGVVVATRLPPPHARDGAEGTLEVLYTFQDVEHSVSGVRTFAEYAEGLGRGAAVKLLVDPAAPDRPREAGFARTRASRMGWMPWGLVVGALVAVALFTREARRLVRSEVEPLRLGALVWLTPDGPLPESKGEVAFPAHYFRQDVKMEVRARVRPGRAPVRNGAKVLAAVVPREPGWARVIDQDLAAVLGWLR
- a CDS encoding ATP-binding protein, with translation MSGDDSKAAPAPQRLADLLRKAMTQAREKPAAGLAELEANWKQREVAQRQAEAAERARYEAAHAAAWPRHLQLCHAPAEAVEAFSSDKVLETAALRAARHVSQEGLRTLLLSGGAGVGKTVGACHLFRFAVRYVTRAGQQLPEWDASAGLYVGWSQLRRAVDPGAEDARLLQRALQVRVLVLDDIGGLSGEELGPRHRELLEELIETRDKPGMVTAYTTNLSVQRREGATSDFAAHVGTRLVSRMSRQGTFHLADCGTRDLRRK